TCGGTAACCCTCCATCTGAATCGCCGAGTAATGTGCAAACAGGTCTTCTCCACCCTCATCTGCAAGAATGAATCCATATCCCTTGGCATTATTGAACCACTTAACGGTACCGGTAGGCATGGCGAAATCCCTCTAAATTGCCGGGGCGACTGCTGGCCGCCTAGAACTGTCGTAGTTATTGTTATCGCGCTTCATGCGCTTGGACTTTCGTACAACATCATATGCACGATTTTTTAGCTAGTGCCTTTTCACCGCTTGGCGCGGTTAATACCTCTTGTAGCCAAGACGCTCGCCCTTGTCAAGAGAGTAGGCTCCGACCGACTGTGCCGGATGCCGTTTACGGTTACAATGCGCGTTCACTTAATTCACTGCAGTGACTGGTATCGGTGATTCGTACCTGCATTACACCAGGGAATAACCGTGGGTACGTCAGCACTGTGAACTGATTACTGAATTCTGATTGATTAGCGCTATGGGAAAATCACAAATCATTAAACTACACTCCAACGAAGGTGAAGATGGTGATGGGTACCATTTTCATGGCGCCGCAGGGGATACCGCGCTGGCGGAAGCAAAACCCCGTCTCAAGCGTCCGCCGATGTACAAAGTGGTCATGCTGAACGATGACTACACCCCGATGGAGTTTGTCGTAGAGGCTCTTGAGTTGTTTTTCTACGTCAACCGGGAGCGCGCCACTCAGTTGATGCTGCAGGTGCACACTAAGGGAAAAGCGATCTGTGGTGTCTATACTCGAGATATAGCGGAAACAAAGGCCGCGCAGGTGAACCAGTTTGCGCGGGACAACGAACACCCACTGCTTTGTGAAATCGAGGCAGACGAAGAAGATGAAAATGGCGAGGAGGGTTGAGGTTAGCGGTTCTGGCACCTATATGGACGTAGGTGTGGCTTTGGCGGCCGGATTTCCGGCAAAAAATCAGGAATACCGGGTGCTGTTCACGACAACCCGGATGACATTGGCCAGTAAGGTTTGAGGTTTAAATGCTCAGCAAGGATTTAGAAGTAACGCTGAATCTAGCGTTCAAAGGTGCACGGGCGAAACGCCATGAGTTTATGACCGTGGAGCACCTGTTGCTGGCGCTGCTGGACAATGAATCGGCGGCCGATGTTCTACATGCCTGTGGTGCTGACCTCAGTGCCCTGCGTCGCGAGTTGCTCGAATTCGTTGACTCGACCACTCCCCTGATACCGGAAAATGACAGTGAGCGTGAAACCCAGCCTACCCTGGGCTTCCAGCGCGTGTTGCAGCGTGCGGTGTTCCATGTGCAGTCATCCGGAAAAAAAGAAGTCACTGGAGCCAATGTGCTGGTGGCCATTTTCTGTGAACAGGAAAGCCAGGCGGTTTACTACCTGAAGCAGCAAAGTGTCGCCCGCATCGATGTGGTGAATTACATCACCCACGGTATCTCGCGGGTGAGTTCCGGTGGCAACAACGCCCACAACAGTACAGATCCATCGCCGGAACAGGTCGATGAGGATCTTGGCAGTGCCGCCGAACCCGGCGGTTCCGATCCCCTGGAGAGTTACGCGACCAACCTGAATCAGGAGGCCATTCTTGGCCGTATAGACCCGCTGGTGGGCCGCGCACCGGAGGTGGAGCGCGTCACCCAGGTCCTGGCGCGTCGCCGTAAAAACAATCCGTTGCTGGTTGGTGAGTCCGGTGTCGGTAAAACCGCAATCGCCGAGGGGCTTGCACGCCGCATTGTGGATGGCGAAGTCCCCGAGCCGCTCAGGGAAAGCACCATCTATTCGCTGGATCTCGGCTCTTTGCTGGCGGGCACCAAATACCGCGGCGACTTTGAAAAGCGCTTCAAGGCGCTGCTCGCCGAGCTTAGAAAGCGTGAGCACGCGGTACTGTTTATCGATGAAATCCACACGATCATCGGTGCCGGGGCGGCATCCGGTGGTGTAATGGATGCCTCCAACCTGCTCAAGCCGCTGCTTTCCAGTGGGCAGTTGCGC
The nucleotide sequence above comes from Microbulbifer salipaludis. Encoded proteins:
- the clpS gene encoding ATP-dependent Clp protease adapter ClpS, with the translated sequence MGKSQIIKLHSNEGEDGDGYHFHGAAGDTALAEAKPRLKRPPMYKVVMLNDDYTPMEFVVEALELFFYVNRERATQLMLQVHTKGKAICGVYTRDIAETKAAQVNQFARDNEHPLLCEIEADEEDENGEEG